One Perca flavescens isolate YP-PL-M2 chromosome 16, PFLA_1.0, whole genome shotgun sequence genomic window, GTGTCCACACGCACTCCTTCCATCAGttagcagcagctgcagactggACGGGACAGTTATGATCAGCAGGTATGCAGACGGCTGAGACCGACGAGATAAACCTGTTGGTCATTTCTTCACGCTGTCTGACTTCCTGCAGAAAATCCAAACACGTCATCAGGGAAATATTCTGCGGAGATATTTTGCACATACTTTACAAACTCTTGAGGAGATGTCAGATATTTAAATGTAAAGCTGTAACTCAAATAAACTCTAAACCTACATCAGGCAACATGATCAGAGTTTTAAGGTGAAGGATTTTTCCAGATGAAGGTCTAGTACCAAAACGTTGCCTActattacattcatttcctgcaAGTTGGACAGTGTGCACGAGTTTATTGCAACATATGTTTAAATATGGGAAATGTAAAGCTGTATTTAATGGACCTGTGTGCGGATGTTTGAGTGTGTAAACTTGCAAAGAAACTTTCACACACTGTCTAGCTACAAAGACACATTTAATTGCAATGTTTCAGTACTAGACCTTTATCGGGCAAAATGATTAGAGATTTAAGGATGAGGATTTTGTCCGATGAAGGTCTAGTACCAAAAGGtttttgacctttgacctactCGTCCCTCTCCTACTGTCTCATGTAATAGATGTGGAGAGTATTTTTCTGTTCTGTGTTTGTAAAAAAACCTGAAAAGGACTACTAGAATATTTTTAATTACATCTTAAGGAATCCTTTCCTGTTCATATACTTTAAGATCAACATGAATATGATCTCCTTTTCTCTGTACTGGCAGCACAAAGAAGACAAAATCTCTGCACACTTCTGTCTAAAAGTGAAACATTTTGTTGAAAGTCCAAAGTTAGGGGAACGGAGCTGATCGATGACCACACATCATTGTTCCGGTTTCTGTATGTCATTATGTTTTACTTTTAGCCCCCAGTGACTGTGATGTAATGCTACCTAATGTTAACATGTCCTGTTTTTATTGCAGCTTATCAGCATCCTTCCTCGCCTGCTGCTTGGATTATTTCACTTGTAGTTATAAAATAAGGACATTGAGTGTCAAATGTATTCATATCATCTTTTATTGTATAACATGCTATGTATCTATTTAATATTGAACATTTTGGTGCTCCGTAGTTATTCTAAGTGATGACGAGATGATACCTCATGAAGTGGTGAAGCTTTCCAGCAAAGTGGTTCATTTCTACTACCTGTTGGCCAAAGAGCATAAAGCAGGCAGATATATTACCTATGATCTGATATTTTGCGCAAGTAAATGCTTAGAAAGTGACAATCAATTTCCACGTAATCCGTTCATATCAACAcagtgtgtcttgtgtgtggtATACTGTCACTAATGATTGTATAACATAACTGTATAATAAATAGATTGCCTTGAGAGGAATGTGGCTATCAATTGTGTTAAGTCAATCCTTTGGTCATaatgtagtctggatcaacagcaTGTGGCTCACActccggatgtccctctttctgtgtgtcactgttctcaaactctgttctctttggaaaacaacaacagacaccGAGCTAGCGAGCTCCACGCTGAAAATTTCAAGTTGTGAAGaacatttggatggtgcaacaaggcaggcccgcttggttctttcggggaatgattgtaaagatttacaaagaatatgtttagggcatttcatCTCTAACTGCGACTAACGCAGAGATTCAAGTGAAGTCTACAAAAGGATTGGGACATGTAGTGTATTGGCCCACATTCTCagtttcattgtgtgtgtgtgtgtgtgtgtgttataagaATATTAAATACATTACGAGAATGATAGGACATTGAACCTCAGCAGAACTTAAAGTAGATGGACAACTGTTACTTAAAACAAAACTGATATTACAGGCCGAGACACATTTACTCACCTGTAGCTGCAGAGTTACATCATCGTCTGCTGACACACTGATGACTcatcaaataaatacaaacctGGATCACATACAAATAATGCAAACCTGCGTTATTATGTAAGATAATGAATTACAAATTACAgcactttattttttgaaatctggttttaaacctgcaaacttttacttgtaactgcTTTACATAGTTGTACTTTCTTTTGCATTATTGTTATCCTAACTTATGTATCAAATACTTTTCCTAAAttttctgaatgtttttttattgtctttctatATTTCTGATTGCATTTTCTGTGTTGTTCCGTTTTTGTCTTTCTGACTCGCACTCAATGATCTCTCGAAgataaaggttgaatgaatgaattgatgaatgtatatatatatcatatatacagTGTAAACATAAGTATAAATATTGATAAACTCTAGGTCAGATAATGAGCCTTAAAGATAAAGTAAACTttagttttgtctgagtttaacatcagttaacattgttttttttctggcttgATTCATAGTACGTTTCATTTACCTCGGAAGATGGAGCTGGGATAGACATCACACTTTTGAATGCGTTCcaagtcggattttcattgttttcattaactCTAGCCCAGTTAGCCATTGCTAGCAATGCCAGTTTATAACAACGCATTGCGCTgtattttgtgcatacaaacactGTAGCATCTCCACAGATAGAACATGGACAGCTctgtgtgtacgactgatttagtgagataCAAATAACAAGTGcttataactgtatgttactacagctttcactactATTGATACAGGGGccgccatgttggatttttatcTTGGGGTACTTGGTGGTTGCCTGAGTTCCGAGATTggaaatccgaggtcagggggcgcgtttccgactttgaccatGGATAATCCGAGTtctgagtacaaatggaacgcagtataagatataattgggtatcatctgcatagCAGTGAAAGTTTATGGAGTGTTTCCAAATAATATTACGGTAGAGGAAGCaattaaataaagataaagtgAAAAGATGGATCCAAGGACAGAGCCTTGGGAAACTCCATGACTAACTATGGTGGTAACCATTTCAACATTAATGTAGCTTTTAGTGGGACGTTTTAGTCAcctttttcattagtttttctgcatgtgtgtcactttttgtaacattttctaCACTTTTTTTCAGCGATTTTGTCACGTTCTATGGCGTTCCTGGTGCTATTTTagaagtttgtcacttttttcaaagtttgtcacttttttcaaagtttgtcacttttatttatttttttttttttttttttttgaggcatTTTTCAGCATTGCTGTCGCTTTGTCtgaagtttgtcactttttcaacatttgtcacttgaaaaaaaaaagtttttatattaaaaaagcaacaaaattgTGAGTAACTTTAGCGTGCATGGAGGATTTATCTCAAATATAAACAGTATAGACAGAagtatcaatattaataaactaTAGGTCAGATATAtagtctgatttatttttctgtgaGCATGTTTGGTTTAAAACTCGTTAAAAGAGTCACGCTAAAAACAGAAAGATGCAGCATGAGCCAAAGGTGTTCTTCATCCAAGAGATGAAGATaccgttcttcttctccttcttctggGTCCTTATGTCATCTGCAAATTATTAAACACTGAACATCTTGGCCGCCTTTCAAATAAACAACAATTCAGACACAACAGGAAGTAACCGTGGTAACTCACATATCCAGGTTGTTGAGTCGCTGTCGGTCACTTTTACTGCGGACGTCTTGTTCCGCTCAGTCTgcagactacacacacacacacacacacacacacacacacacacacacacacacacacacacacacacacacacacacacacacacacacacacacacacacacacacacacacacacacacacacacacacacacacacacacacacacacacacacacacacacagagagttagTGTTATCCAACACAGTGtgggaatgtaactaagtacatttactccagtactatacttcagtccaaatgttaaaaatgttactttttactccactacattcatcttgcagctttagttacttgttactttacACAATACAACAGAAACAATGAAGGTCGgggaaaaaaagccacaaaaagggaaaagaaacaaGCCAAAAATTTCTAAGAAAATGCTACAAAAACAGCTGAAATCTAAGGGCACAAAATTCTTTAGGGCTGGCTCTGCTTCTACCTGGAGAATGAGTTTCATGACCACACAGTTATAACACATTCTCACTTCCATCGCGTCAAAAAACAATGCTTGGTCCAGTGCTTTTGGCGTTTGTTTCAggtgcaaaaagtctcctttagtgtcatATTTAGTTGCAATTGGTCGTGACCCTTGGTGTccctttttgacgctctgggtggggatgtacatttcagtgacgCGCGTGAAAAGAAAGCGACaaaatccccggtctcctggatgaaagtcttgtgttgcggattttcagtttttgatacttctcgctaccgttgtctctcttaatactacgtcatcttacagcgccgcggtggagctgctgctctgaccGGTATTTTTCGTGATCATTTTCAACCAGTTCTTTGTTCTGGGTTGGAAACCGGAAACAGGACTTACCAACACAACAAGCAAGTATGCAATTCAATCCCTGATCAAATTGTAAGTCAATCACTAACAGTGCTTAAAATAAAGGCACCAACAAAACAACGCATTCTCACGAACGGGTTTGTATGATCTCGTACAAAATGATGGCAACTGCCGGCCAGTTGTATGACAGTTAAGTTTTGCGGTCTTTACAGTTATATTTAGccaagaaaaggtgactgtgagctgggtacagagcaccgtgaggtCGTTGCAGTTTGAGTACAAAATGTGAGCGTCATGAGGAAACGGCTAAATTTAGACACCAAAATGAATAGTTAGGATAAGAAAGTTTAAAAAGGATAGTTTAGATTAAAACAGCGACCCCCTTAAATAGTACTATGAGGATacgaacacacacaccctgacacacacataccgacagacgctctctctttctctctctctctctctctcttactggGAGCAGTGGTAACCCTTGGCGATGAATGGATGAGTGAGGACTTCTCTGGGAGTGATCCTCTCCATCTCGTCCAGTTTCAGCATGGCCTCCAGGAGTTCAATACACTGCTCTCGCTCGACAGCCTCAGACTTGTTCTTCCTCTCCAGACGCAGCTAGTTTAGGAAACAGTCAAGTCCTCATGATTCATGAAAACACAACCAAAAAGCTGCAACTTTACACTAATGGCAGCTGATTACATTACATGACTACGACATTTGTGACACTTTATTTTGACCTTTTGGTCGACGCTGTTTGTTGACACTTTGCTCTATGTTTTGTTGCCTTTAGTGGCAACTTTTTAATGTAATCCTGTTAGTTTGAAGTTATGGTTTGAACATTACACTATTGACCTGCGGCAGAAAGGCATACATTCAAGACATTTTATAAAACAGTCTGGTCTCCAAAAACATGCTGGAAAAAACCAACaggtcctccaaaccatacaagGATACCAGTGGTTTATTCtcccctctaatacgacccccAGGAGTATTTTCCGTtttcatatctaaaccagagaagtcAACTATTTGTCACCCCACATGGTTTGGACTTGCAGACAGGTCTGGATGTTTATTCTCATGGATATCTATCGGGGGTTGGCGACATTGGTGCTTCGCTTCAGATTGCATCTTTGACACTTCCCACATAGCCAGTGCTGATTGGACTCTGATCTGCTGCTTTTTGTGCTTCCAAGTCTCTTATTTGATATCTCCTCGCTTGAACTGGAAGTTATTCTAGCCTTCCATCTCAAAAGGTCTTATTCCTGACGCAAGGGGCggggagggaggatggaggatggatctctgaagagctatgagcgaggattgTGGAAGCATCTCTAAAGAACTAtgagggaggatggaggatggatctctaAGGGGCTAAGAGTGAGGATGAAAGAGGGATCTCTGaagagctatgagcgaggatggaggatggatctctgaggagctatgagcgaggattgTGGAGGCATCTCTAAAGAACTATGAAGGAGGATGGATCTCTAAGgggctatgagtgaggatgaaAGAGGGATCTCTGAAGAGCCTTCGCAGAATCTGTGCAGCTGAAAGCCTTTGCTAACTCCACCAATACAGCTGACGAACAGGAAAGAATGTCTTATGCCTCTAAAAAgacatttccttgtttcctctctccacGCATGATTCCTTGGTGGAAGGACTAAGATGCGAGGAAGGAAAGCAAGTGAAGGAAACGTGGTTGCAATTTAAGGATGCAGGACTTTGTATGCAAAAATGAGGGCTAAAATGGTGATGGGAAAACTTGCTACCTGTTTCAGTTCATCCAGAGAGGGATAAACGCCTCTGCTGTACTTCCTGCTATGGGATTCTCCCCAGTACTCCTGTTGTGTCTAAAAGAaggttttaagtattttaaataaatcaaagtgaATAACTGCTAAATCCTGGGAAGTGTAAACCTAACTATCAGAGATGATGTGTTACCTTGAACCTCCAGCTGTTAGACTCAGTCCTGGTGAAATACCGCTGTGTTTTTTGTCCGTTGTTAAGAAGACGCTCCGCCAGCGGACCCAGGAGTTCAGCGATGTACTGCAGCTGAAAATTAAACACAACATCGCATGAAGACGTACGTCTTTCCTTCGCTTGTCTAGATACACAACATAATGCTTTGTTTcctcaaaaacacaaaaaactaaatGGTGTACTGGTGAGTACTTACAGCTTCATACTCAGTTTCTCCTGAGAACAGGAGACAGCCATGCGCCATCTTTGCCATCACGCAACCCAGTGACCACATATCAATCGCCTCGGAAAAAGGAAGGCCCAAAACTATTTCTGGAGATCTGAAAATGGAAGGAAAGCATCCCACAGACAAGCAATGTATAAATGTCACATGTTAAAGATTCGAGATACATCTTGGAGAGCAACATCTTACAAACTACATGAACAAGAAGTATAACGGAACGGGCTTGTATGATTTCGTACGAAAACTTATGTACAACAATTCGTATGATGTCCTAAGGAACTACGGCAACTGCCGGGCGATCAAGTGACAGCTGTgtggtctttacagttaaatagCCGAGAAAAGTTGATCATCCTGCGGTGAAGACAGTttagtttagacaccaaaacagCAAATTAATATTAGAACATAGACTGTGGCTTGGATTAAAACATCTGTCCCCTGAAGTAGTACTTCCTTTTCTCCCTAACTTCTTCAGGAAATGAACTCTGCTCCCCGGCTttaaagccctgtgttttaggacccaAACATCCCCCCGATCTCCTCCCTACGAGGATCTTCatgctcttatacagcagcagtcaatttGGTGCCGACAGTAacaaatgtgtaaaacataccAATTAAAGTGCTTTCAAGAGCTATATGTACAAATGCTTCATGAGCAACAGCCTGAATCTGTAACATCAAACTCACTTcagaacaataataataattttcgtGTTTCTGTAGATCCTACCTGAAGCAAAGAGTTTGCAGAGTCACGCCTTGCCTGGCTTCAGACCTCGGCATGGCCAAGCCGAAGTCTATGAGCTTGACTGCGAAGGGTCGTCGCCGGTGATCCACCAGCATGATGTTGTCCGGTTTCACGTCCGCGTGGATCACGCCGATGCTCTTCAGCGCATCCAACGCTCTGGCCAGCTGCAAGTACACGGTCAGGGAAACAGTTCAGAGAAACACAGCGCAGTTCAAAGTTTTCAGAGCTTTCCTTTCTATTCAAATGAAATACCCCAAATCTTTTAGGGttaaaaataacttcaacttttTGTCATTTCCCCTCAGTTTCTCTGACTGGACCTGCAAACGgtaaaaggcaacaaaaatgtcaacaaaaatgatgaacggcaacaacaaaaatggaaaaagcacataaaaaaaacattggaaaaagggactaaaacattaaaagaaatcttcccaaatgtaaaaaaaaaaaagaaagacaaacgGCAGAAAAAcacggcaaaaaaaaagaaacaaacgtATCGATGTTTCCCAAAGGATGCTCATATTTTAAGGCCtcctttattacatttattgaaAAATAGTGCATACAGGTCCCATAAACAGAGCatgcccccaccccccctccatGTTTGGGCTGAGCCCCAAATGTTTACAACGTCTGGCTCCGTCTCTAGCGATGGATCTACGGTTGGTACCTGCTGGATGACGGTGCTGACGTCCCTGAGACGCATCGGGGCGTGGTGGGTCTTTAGGATATAGTCCTGTATGCTGATGTCCAGCATCTCCAACACCAGCGCCCGCCCAAAACTCGTGTGGAACCACCCGAAGAACGTGACTATGTTGTTCTCGTCGAGGTTTAGGCGCATCAACGTTTTCAAAATGGAAACCTGGAGACACATGGCGACAGGGACAATTAAGGTAACTGATGAAAGATTATTGAAAAAGACAATCGGCAAACAATTAGATACTACtactctatatataaacatctatctatacatcttCTTACAGCTGTGAACATTCAAAGTGTCTCACCTCCTTGCTGTCATAGTATGAGAATTTGGGGATCTTTACAGCCACGGTTTGTTTGGTGTCCTTGTTCCAACATTTCACCACCTTCCCGAAGCCGCCCTCTCCCAGATCCTGCAGGAACTCGTACTGGCGGGGCAGCTGCAGAGTGTCCGGGAAAAGAAACATGAGGACACTAGAGAGAAGGAGAAGTGACTTTCATACCAGGATCATACCAGTGTTGTATAGCCTAAAATGCTGGTCTCTGTAAGAACTGGGGTTCATGCACCGATCCCATGCCACGTCATTTAGTCCCGAAGAAAGTCAACTTAAAAGTAgttcattcatgtttttttttccctgttaTGAatcactgtcaaactggataataaaaggaAGTTCCGTGGCATTTATGGTTtgagtttgttcatgtttcacaaagagtttaacaatGATAGCAGTcgtatcacatccatacaggaatagtagtatacagctgtgaACACATCATTAAATAAATGACACACCCGTATCAgccaatacgcaagttcagaTATCGGAATCGTTATCAGGAAGCCAAAAAGGGAATTGGACCATCTCCAGCAGGTGTTTGGACCCAATGTTCGGTACCAAGTAGTTAAATGTTAGCTACGCTTtaatctcgcattgccagaccttcctccacagtgctgcggaggaaggtctggctagtccacacagcattcctggatcaTATAAACCTACGTAAGATGCTGCATCAAAGAGGAAGTTATAGACTTACACATATCACCGTGGCTCATCTACAGTCCTGTTCTTTGGATCTCTCGCTGATAGATTTCTTTAACTCGAGGGTTGTTGTCTGTCCATCTGCTCCCAGAAACATTTCACCCAGAACTTCAGACAATAGTTCTAGAAGGTTTTAGGATGTCAGGAGCTTCTGTTCTAAAGTTAGcgttaaaatgtcaacacaacaacaaacagtTCTTCCTTTAAGGGTATTCAAATGCACACATTAGTTGAGTGCAGGGCTGAAACTAACATCGATGATCTTCTCgttgaaaaaaagaacaagaacatcaagttttattattttttattgtagcttttttaaaacattgaaaatattTCCCTTTTGTATACTtcccgtttaaaaaaaaaaaaaaaaaaaaaaaaaaaaaaaaatgtatttacattttgtgtgtcCATTACGTGTGTCTCACAGAAAtcgtgtctctgtctgtgtctctctgtctctgcagatCAAACCCTCCGAGCACAGCTGTGAACCTGCAGACACACCTGTCAGACCGTATATGGACTTCCCTCTGCAGGTAAAATAACAGATCTCAACTGAGCACGTTGAGAGCTTCTGGGGCTCCCCAAATGTTtttctcaaaacaaaaacatccctTCACTTCTGAAACATCAATACAAGCAAAACGAACGTCAAACAAATTGgcaaaaaacatttagagacgcAAATAAATGTCGAAGAAAgtgacaattctttttttttgataaaagcaaaaaaataagaaaatgcaacaaaaaaaataaaaaaaaaaaagcaacaaaaacgtgtAAACACATGAAAAACGTCAACAAAAATAGAATGTCTCAACAATCGTCTCTCAGCAACAAACAGAGACTAAATAAGTTGAAGAGTTAAAACACAGAATTTAACCCTTAAATGACTTCTGTCTATTTCAGTTTACACAACTCAGCAGAGTCTCCATAACAATAAAAGCCAAGTCCAGCATAGAggggctgagtgaatgtggtctggactctgtggaggagagtcatggtttcagagacgctgtagaaggacagaatacctgcactgtgatccaggtacactcctaCTCTGGAGGACCAAGGACCTGAGACAGGAGTTTGGACATTGTTGGACCAAAATGTGTTGTTACAATCCAACGCCCAAGATTTGTCATTTCGTCCAAATCTACATTCATCCAACCTCCCTGCTCTGCTGATATTCTTGTATGAGACTGATACATtaactcctctccctctcctctccacctcccagtaacaacgTCCAGTCAGACTCTCTCTACTCAGGACCTGATACCAGTTACTGAATCTTTCTGGGTGACTAGAATAAGACTGATGTTGTCTCATTACTGTAGCTTTCCTGTTCCCCTCAGATAATAATAGCTGTATGTATGCTGTGTTTGGATCCAGTGTGATTTCACGTGAATATTTTAAGAATCCAGCTCTGGTCTTGGGCTCTGGTTGTGGCAGTAAAACATCCACTTCAGTCCCTGTCAGTGAGACATTTGTCCACTTCTCTCTCAGGACGTCCTGTAGTTTATCTCTGACTTCTGACACGGCTGCTGTCACGTCCTCAAAGCAGCTCAGAGGACAGATATGGATGctggatgctgattggctgagaggtgacagtgaggggtagttgtgtagaaactggttgtgatcctctgtgtgtgagagcttcttcagctcagcgtctttcctcttcagctcagtgatctcctgctccagcttctcctgaagctctctgactcgactctcttctcttttctgctgggatctgacctgctgcttcNNNNNNNNNNNNNNNNNNNNNNNNNNNNNNNNNNNNNNNNNNNNNNNNNNNNNNNNNNNNNNNNNNNNNNNNNNNNNNNNNNNNNNNNNNNNNNNNNNNNNNNNNNNNNNNNNNNNNNNNNNNNNNNNNNNNNNNNNNNNNNNNNNNNNNNNNNNNNNNNNNNNNNNNNNNNNNNNNNNNNNNNNNNNNNNNNNNNNNNNNNNNNNNNNNNNNNNNNNNNNNNNNNNNNNNNNNNNNNNNNNNNNNNNNNNNNNNNNNNNNNNNNNNNNNNNNNNNNNNNNNNNNNNNNNNNNNNNNNNNNNNNNNNNNNNNNNNNNNNNNNNNNNNNNNNNNNNNNNNNNNNNNNNNNNNNNNNNNNNNNNNNNNNNNNNNNNNNNNNNNNNNNNNNNNNNNNNNNNNNNNNNNNNNNNNNNNNNNNNNNNNNNNNNNNNNNNNNNNNNNNNNNNNNNNNNNNNNNNNNNNNNNNNNNNNNNNNNNNNNNNNNNNNNNNNNNNNNNNNNTATACTACATGTCAGCCGTGAATTGATATGCTGGAGTTTTTAGTGGTGAATCAGTTGCCGTTGCGTGGAGATAATTCTGGTTTTGCCAGTGTGCTAGATGATAATAGCTCCATGGGGctgtttttgtctctctttgagTACACCATGCGCAAAGATCCCGAACTGACAAGGATTACAAAAACAATCCCACAGAATGCACGCTATACCAGCCCACAGATGCAAAACGAGATTATCGAAATGACGAGCAAACTCGTGACAGAAGAGATAGTGAAGTC contains:
- the LOC114571532 gene encoding homeodomain-interacting protein kinase 1-like isoform X1, with translation MFLFPDTLQLPRQYEFLQDLGEGGFGKVVKCWNKDTKQTVAVKIPKFSYYDSKEVSILKTLMRLNLDENNIVTFFGWFHTSFGRALVLEMLDISIQDYILKTHHAPMRLRDVSTVIQQLARALDALKSIGVIHADVKPDNIMLVDHRRRPFAVKLIDFGLAMPRSEARQGVTLQTLCFRSPEIVLGLPFSEAIDMWSLGCVMAKMAHGCLLFSGETEYEALQYIAELLGPLAERLLNNGQKTQRYFTRTESNSWRFKTQQEYWGESHSRKYSRGVYPSLDELKQLRLERKNKSEAVEREQCIELLEAMLKLDEMERITPREVLTHPFIAKGYHCSHLQTERNKTSAVKVTDSDSTTWIYDIRTQKKEKKNGIFISWMKNTFGSCCIFLFLA
- the LOC114571532 gene encoding homeodomain-interacting protein kinase 1-like isoform X2, which codes for MFLFPDTLQLPRQYEFLQDLGEGGFGKVVKCWNKDTKQTVAVKIPKFSYYDSKEVSILKTLMRLNLDENNIVTFFGWFHTSFGRALVLEMLDISIQDYILKTHHAPMRLRDVSTVIQQLARALDALKSIGVIHADVKPDNIMLVDHRRRPFAVKLIDFGLAMPRSEARQGVTLQTLCFRSPEIVLGLPFSEAIDMWSLGCVMAKMAHGCLLFSGETEYEALQYIAELLGPLAERLLNNGQKTQRYFTRTESNSWRFKLRLERKNKSEAVEREQCIELLEAMLKLDEMERITPREVLTHPFIAKGYHCSHLQTERNKTSAVKVTDSDSTTWIYDIRTQKKEKKNGIFISWMKNTFGSCCIFLFLA